In Helianthus annuus cultivar XRQ/B chromosome 8, HanXRQr2.0-SUNRISE, whole genome shotgun sequence, a single genomic region encodes these proteins:
- the LOC110872903 gene encoding uncharacterized protein LOC110872903 codes for MSGVSLAVSETTKHHENAAVGGIMGSLRVIELQLVAFIMVFSASGLVPLFDLAFPVFTTAYLLILSRLAFPTHGGSTTSKEIYEGTRIFRAYVILGTTVGLFLPLAYVLGGFARGDEQSLQSATPHLFLLSCQILTENIISGLSLFSPPVRALVPMLYTVRRIFVILDWVQDVWINKSLSPYAGIKDVAWFWFGRVLALANLAYFSINMFGFLIPRFLPRAFNQYLREQNDEIQRKVVEDEPTSPLDKKSL; via the exons ATGTCAGGTGTATCCCTTGCAGTGTCTGAAACAACCAAACACCATGAAAACGCAGCCGTGGGTGGTATAATGGGATCTCTACGTGTGATCGAACTCCAACTGGTAGCTTTCATTATGGTTTTCTCAGCCAGCGGTCTTGTCCCTCTTTTCGACCTCGCTTTCCCGGTCTTCACCACCGCCTACCTCCTCATTCTCTCACGCCTAGCTTTCCCCACCCATGGCGGTTCCACCACCTCTAAAGAGATATACGAAGGAACCCGGATATTCCGAGCTTATGTCATACTAGGGACCACTGTGGGATTGTTTTTACCCTTGGCTTATGTTCTGGGTGGGTTTGCAAGGGGAGATGAGCAGTCCCTGCAGTCCGCAACACCGCATCTGTTTCTGCTATCGTGTCAGATACTAACAGAAAACATCATAAGTGGGCTGTCTTTGTTTTCGCCTCCTGTTAGAGCTTTAGTGCCTATGTTGTACACAGTTAGAAGGATATTTGTGATCCTGGATTGGGTTCAAGATGTGTGGATCAACAAGTCCCTCTCTCCATATGCTGGGATCAAG GACGTGGCATGGTTCTGGTTCGGAAGGGTTCTAGCGTTAGCGAACCTGGCTTATTTTTCCATCAACATGTTCGGGTTTTTGATACCGAGGTTCCTGCCCAGAGCATTCAATCAATACTTGAGGGAGCAAAATGATGAGATCCAAAGAAAGGTGGTGGAAGACGAACCTACTTCACCTTTAGATAAAAAGTCACTCTAG